The following proteins come from a genomic window of Sulfitobacter indolifex:
- the metG gene encoding methionine--tRNA ligase, whose amino-acid sequence MTRHLITSAIPYINGIKHLGNLVGSQLPADLYARYLRGRGQEVLFLCATDEHGTPAELAAAKAGKPVEDYCAEMYAVQARIAEGFGLSFNHFGRSSSVQNRKLTQHFAGALADQGLIEEVSQRQIYSPTDGRFLPDRYVEGTCPNCGFEDARGDQCDNCTKQLDPEDLINPRSTISGATDLEMRETKHLFLRQSKLKDELDDWINSKTDWPVLTTSIAKKWLHDGDGLQDRGITRDLSWGVPVKRGDQDWPGMEGKVFYVWFDAPIEYIACAQEWVDAGKGSDWESWWRTDKGADDVRYTQFMGKDNVPFHTLSFPATIKGSGEPWKLVDYIKSFNYLTYDGGQFSTSRGRGVFMDQALEILPADYWRWWLLSHAPETSDAEFTWENFQASVNKDLADVLGNFISRITKFCRSKFGEAVPEAGEYGEAEQALIEDITARVARYETLMEAMEVRKSAAELRGIWAAGNEYLQAQAPWTTFKTDPDKAAAQVRLALNLIPLYAVLSAPFIPSAAASMLEAMKVADMPWPDDVPAALGKLAPNHAFEVPEVLFAKISDEDRENWSERFAGKRD is encoded by the coding sequence ATGACACGCCACCTCATCACCTCCGCCATCCCTTATATCAACGGGATCAAACATCTGGGTAACCTCGTGGGCAGCCAGCTGCCTGCCGACCTTTACGCCCGCTACCTGCGGGGGCGAGGGCAAGAGGTTCTGTTCCTTTGCGCCACGGACGAGCACGGCACCCCAGCCGAACTGGCTGCCGCGAAAGCAGGCAAACCGGTCGAGGACTATTGCGCCGAAATGTATGCCGTTCAAGCCCGCATCGCCGAAGGGTTCGGCCTGTCGTTTAACCACTTTGGCCGCTCCTCCAGCGTGCAAAACCGCAAACTGACGCAGCATTTCGCGGGGGCATTGGCGGATCAGGGGCTGATCGAAGAAGTCTCGCAGCGCCAAATCTACTCGCCCACCGATGGCCGCTTCCTGCCCGACCGCTATGTCGAAGGCACCTGCCCCAATTGCGGGTTCGAGGACGCGCGGGGCGACCAATGTGACAATTGCACCAAGCAGCTTGACCCCGAAGACCTGATCAACCCGCGCTCTACCATCTCGGGTGCGACTGATCTTGAGATGCGCGAGACCAAGCACCTGTTCCTGCGCCAGAGCAAACTGAAGGACGAGCTGGACGATTGGATTAACTCCAAGACCGACTGGCCCGTGCTGACCACCTCCATCGCCAAGAAATGGCTGCATGACGGCGACGGGCTGCAAGACCGGGGCATCACCCGCGACCTAAGCTGGGGCGTGCCGGTGAAGCGTGGCGATCAGGACTGGCCGGGCATGGAAGGCAAGGTCTTCTACGTCTGGTTCGACGCGCCCATCGAATACATCGCCTGCGCGCAGGAATGGGTCGATGCGGGCAAAGGCAGCGATTGGGAAAGCTGGTGGCGTACCGACAAGGGCGCGGATGACGTGCGCTATACCCAGTTCATGGGCAAGGACAACGTCCCCTTCCACACGCTCAGCTTCCCGGCCACGATCAAGGGCTCGGGCGAGCCTTGGAAGCTGGTGGATTACATCAAGTCGTTCAACTACCTGACCTATGATGGCGGGCAGTTCAGCACTTCGCGCGGGCGCGGTGTCTTTATGGACCAGGCGCTTGAGATACTGCCGGCGGACTACTGGCGCTGGTGGCTGCTGAGCCACGCGCCCGAAACCTCGGACGCGGAGTTCACATGGGAAAACTTCCAAGCGTCGGTGAACAAGGACCTCGCGGACGTGCTGGGCAATTTCATCAGCCGGATCACCAAGTTCTGCCGCTCTAAATTCGGCGAAGCGGTGCCGGAAGCCGGGGAATACGGCGAGGCCGAACAGGCGTTGATCGAAGACATCACCGCCCGCGTCGCGCGGTATGAGACGCTGATGGAGGCGATGGAGGTCCGCAAATCCGCCGCCGAACTGCGCGGCATTTGGGCGGCGGGGAACGAGTATCTGCAAGCCCAAGCGCCTTGGACCACCTTTAAAACCGATCCCGACAAGGCCGCCGCCCAGGTGCGTTTGGCGCTGAACCTGATCCCGCTCTACGCGGTGCTTTCCGCGCCCTTCATCCCAAGCGCCGCCGCTTCGATGCTAGAGGCGATGAAAGTCGCAGATATGCCTTGGCCCGACGATGTGCCTGCGGCCCTCGGCAAACTCGCCCCCAATCATGCTTTTGAAGTGCCCGAAGTGCTCTTTGCTAAAATTAGCGATGAGGATCGAGAGAATTGGTCCGAACGATTTGCAGGCAAGCGAGACTGA
- a CDS encoding PAS domain-containing protein: MEFSKTCLVQHANEEACGVTYGLGDSLIGEYIADLFGPRLSDGAEISTLLLRIVQGKQQYGCFEMLPGEETARIVEGQFTPMLGPGGEVCGIRFTGAGGAANSPRSMVEVAHGHQAKRALPH, translated from the coding sequence GTGGAATTTTCTAAAACCTGTTTGGTGCAGCATGCCAACGAGGAGGCGTGCGGTGTAACCTATGGGCTCGGGGATAGCTTGATTGGCGAATACATCGCGGATCTTTTCGGCCCCCGTCTGAGTGATGGGGCGGAAATCAGCACGCTGTTGCTGCGGATCGTGCAAGGCAAACAACAGTACGGCTGTTTCGAGATGCTTCCGGGGGAAGAGACAGCCCGGATCGTCGAAGGCCAGTTCACCCCGATGCTGGGCCCCGGTGGAGAGGTATGCGGCATCCGGTTTACCGGCGCAGGGGGTGCGGCAAACAGCCCGAGGTCTATGGTTGAGGTCGCGCATGGGCACCAAGCAAAACGCGCGCTGCCACATTGA
- a CDS encoding MHYT domain-containing protein produces MLRVAHTIHQDHDLGLVLLAALLCLFGSWVVSRLYHHVLEQPRAQAMIWCYLTAMTAGVTIWCTHFIAILAYQLDAPATFHFSLTFLSLIIAIIGSTLGVVIAGLGKSPRTTILGGTIFGLAISAMHYTGMVAYRVQGTINWDVEYLTASVIIAIVLTTLALGAARREVRASVLSMTALLASAIILLHFTGMAAFQVTPLTAQPVYANPVEYQLIALIIAGTAAMITLAALFSYVVENRTRNESIEELRRARDAAESASRAKSEFMSVLSHELRTPLTIVIGYAGFLSELKRHNLAKLSPEEKPASEHFTKMGDQAELYGQRIKFAGGQLLTIINDILDYTNMELNDLALDKAAFDTRALLEEVVEEHNGAAHDKSATLHIDTLPLNVIADRRRSVQVLSHIVGNALKFSKARDIYLRARPHVDGFCFEVEDNGVGIAEEDFERIFEAFTQIEDADDRAEGGTGLGLAICRKLARAHGGDISVKSTLGRGTTFTVFIPGTPQVAEPAALAA; encoded by the coding sequence ATGCTCCGGGTCGCTCACACCATTCATCAAGATCATGACCTCGGGCTTGTTCTGTTGGCAGCACTGCTTTGTCTATTTGGCAGTTGGGTTGTCTCGCGGCTGTATCACCATGTTCTCGAGCAGCCGCGCGCGCAGGCGATGATCTGGTGTTACCTCACCGCCATGACGGCCGGGGTCACGATCTGGTGTACCCACTTCATCGCCATCCTCGCCTATCAGCTTGATGCACCTGCGACTTTTCATTTCTCATTGACCTTTCTGTCGCTGATCATCGCCATCATCGGCTCGACTTTGGGCGTTGTCATCGCGGGTTTGGGCAAGTCGCCCCGCACGACGATCCTTGGGGGAACCATCTTTGGACTGGCGATTTCCGCCATGCATTACACTGGCATGGTTGCCTATCGGGTGCAGGGCACCATCAATTGGGACGTTGAGTATCTCACGGCCTCGGTGATCATCGCGATCGTTCTGACGACACTTGCACTCGGCGCGGCAAGGCGCGAAGTGCGAGCCAGTGTCTTGTCGATGACCGCGCTCTTGGCCTCGGCTATTATTCTGTTGCATTTTACCGGTATGGCCGCCTTTCAGGTCACACCTCTTACCGCGCAGCCGGTCTATGCCAATCCAGTTGAATACCAACTGATCGCACTGATCATCGCAGGCACTGCCGCCATGATCACCCTTGCCGCGCTCTTTAGCTATGTGGTTGAGAACCGAACCCGCAATGAAAGCATCGAAGAGCTGCGCCGTGCCCGTGATGCCGCAGAAAGTGCCAGCCGCGCAAAATCGGAGTTCATGAGCGTCTTGAGCCATGAACTGCGCACCCCCCTCACCATCGTCATCGGCTATGCCGGCTTTCTGTCCGAATTAAAGCGACACAACCTGGCCAAGCTTTCCCCAGAAGAAAAACCAGCGTCCGAGCATTTCACCAAAATGGGCGATCAGGCGGAGCTCTACGGCCAGCGCATTAAGTTTGCAGGCGGGCAATTGTTAACCATTATCAATGACATCCTAGACTACACAAATATGGAGTTGAACGACCTCGCCCTGGACAAGGCTGCGTTCGACACGCGCGCACTCTTGGAAGAAGTGGTGGAGGAGCATAACGGCGCAGCGCATGACAAGTCAGCCACGCTGCACATCGATACCCTACCCCTTAACGTCATCGCCGACCGTCGCCGTAGCGTGCAAGTTCTCAGCCATATTGTGGGGAACGCACTGAAATTCTCAAAGGCACGCGACATCTATCTGCGTGCGCGGCCTCATGTGGACGGGTTCTGCTTTGAGGTGGAAGATAACGGCGTGGGGATCGCGGAAGAGGACTTTGAGCGTATTTTTGAAGCCTTCACCCAAATCGAAGACGCCGATGACCGTGCTGAAGGCGGCACCGGCTTGGGGCTGGCCATCTGCAGGAAACTGGCGCGTGCGCATGGGGGCGATATTTCGGTCAAAAGCACCCTTGGCCGCGGCACGACCTTTACCGTCTTCATCCCCGGCACCCCGCAAGTGGCGGAACCTGCGGCGCTGGCGGCGTAA
- a CDS encoding Lrp/AsnC family transcriptional regulator, translating to MANELFDLDRFDSAILSVLAEDGRISITDLARRIGLSKSPTQARLRRLEESGVILGYRALLDPIRLGLDHVAFVEVRLNDTREAALRAFNLAVAKVPEIEQAHMIASHFDYLIKVRTRSMSEYRRFLGEVISTLPHVASTSTYVAMEAVKETMLADTA from the coding sequence ATGGCAAATGAACTTTTCGATCTGGACCGGTTCGACAGCGCGATTCTATCGGTACTGGCCGAAGATGGCCGCATCAGCATCACCGACCTTGCGCGGCGCATCGGACTGTCGAAATCCCCCACCCAAGCGCGCCTGCGCCGGTTAGAGGAAAGCGGCGTGATCCTCGGCTACCGCGCGCTTTTGGATCCGATCCGTCTGGGGCTCGACCATGTGGCCTTTGTCGAAGTTCGGCTGAATGACACGCGCGAGGCAGCGCTGCGGGCGTTCAACCTTGCCGTGGCCAAAGTGCCAGAGATTGAGCAGGCGCATATGATCGCGAGCCATTTCGACTATCTTATCAAAGTCCGCACGCGCAGCATGTCTGAATACCGGCGGTTTTTGGGAGAGGTGATCTCGACCCTGCCGCATGTGGCCAGCACGTCGACCTACGTGGCGATGGAAGCTGTGAAAGAAACGATGCTGGCCGATACGGCTTGA
- the putA gene encoding bifunctional proline dehydrogenase/L-glutamate gamma-semialdehyde dehydrogenase PutA, translated as MALDHAPALRQTIDARTYADPDAMLTELKAQADLSAEDRAQITADAAGLVRGIRDTSAPGMMEVFLAEYGLSTDEGVALMCLAEALLRVPDADTIDALIEDKIAPSDWGRHMGHSTSSLVNASTWALMLTGRVLDDDQPGPVRHLRAAIKRLGEPVIRTAVSRAMREMGRQFVLGEDIHAAMKRAKGMEKKGFTYSYDMLGEAARTEADAKRYHLSYSRAISAIADACTHDDIRKNPGISVKLSALHPRYELAQEAAVMRDLVPRLRALALLAKSAGMGLNIDAEEADRLALSLEVIDTVMGEPALAGWDGFGVVVQAYGPRAGTVIDTLYDIATRHDRRIMVRLVKGAYWDTEIKRAQVEGIDGFPVFTRKAATDVSYIANARKLLNMTDRIYPQFATHNAHTVAAVLHMADDPEAYEFQRLHGMGETLHDIVMQKHGTRCRIYAPVGAHRDLLAYLVRRLLENGANSSFVNQIVDENVPPEVVAADPFDQLQDSAPTIPRGPEVFQPQRANAKGFDLAHSPTLAAIEKARAPFADATWTAAPILAGDANPEAEETVSNPTGGTSPGTVQPASDADVATALDNAAAWDAPLDTRRACLLRAADMFEERYGEIFAILAREAGKGLPDCVAELREAVDFLRYYAGQATNTPPSGIFTCISPWNFPLAIFCGQVTAALAAGNAVLAKPAEQTPLIAKLAVEVLHEAGVPRSALQLLTGGGKVGAALTGDARINGVAFTGSTATALRIRANMAEHCAPGTPLIAETGGLNAMIVDSTALPEQAVQAIVESAFQSAGQRCSAVRCLYVQEDIAEDLIRMLTGAMQALNMGDPWHLSTDVGPVIDDTARKGIVEHIEAARTEGRVIADLKAPEGGTFVGPAILRVNSIADMKREIFGPVLHVATFKSHELDAVIDAINATGYGLTFGLHTRIDDRVQHVSERIEAGNIYVNRNQIGAIVGSQPFGGEGLSGTGPKAGGPNYLPRFSAPDHQDAAGTWDSAETKLPALPAHQPIVLETQSMPGPTGESNRLSTLPRPALLCMGPGAETAAAQAKAVRALGGVAVEATGQIDPEALTTGPAYGGVLWWGDDDEARKIDQALAARDGAIIPLLRGLPNTARVRAERHVCVDTTASGGNAQLLGMMA; from the coding sequence ATGGCCCTCGATCACGCCCCCGCCCTTCGCCAAACCATCGATGCGCGCACCTACGCCGACCCTGATGCGATGCTGACCGAGCTTAAGGCCCAGGCCGATCTTTCGGCCGAGGATCGCGCCCAGATCACTGCCGATGCGGCGGGTCTTGTCCGTGGCATTCGCGACACTTCGGCACCCGGCATGATGGAAGTTTTCCTCGCCGAATACGGTCTCAGCACGGATGAAGGCGTGGCGCTGATGTGCTTGGCCGAAGCCCTGCTGCGCGTGCCTGACGCCGATACGATTGACGCGCTGATCGAAGACAAGATCGCCCCCTCGGACTGGGGTCGCCACATGGGGCATTCGACTTCCAGCCTCGTCAACGCCTCGACATGGGCGCTGATGCTGACGGGCCGTGTGCTCGACGACGACCAGCCCGGCCCCGTGCGCCACCTGCGCGCCGCAATCAAACGTCTGGGCGAGCCGGTGATCCGTACCGCCGTCAGCCGCGCCATGCGCGAGATGGGCCGTCAATTCGTTCTGGGCGAAGACATTCACGCCGCGATGAAACGCGCGAAGGGGATGGAAAAAAAGGGCTTCACCTATAGCTACGACATGCTGGGCGAAGCGGCGCGGACTGAGGCCGATGCCAAACGCTACCACCTCAGCTATTCCCGCGCGATCTCTGCCATTGCCGACGCTTGCACCCATGACGATATCCGCAAAAATCCCGGCATTTCGGTGAAACTCTCGGCCCTGCATCCGCGCTATGAACTGGCGCAGGAAGCGGCCGTCATGCGTGACCTGGTGCCGCGTTTGCGCGCACTGGCACTGCTGGCGAAGTCGGCGGGCATGGGGCTTAACATCGACGCCGAAGAAGCCGACCGTCTGGCGCTGTCGCTCGAAGTTATCGACACGGTGATGGGCGAGCCCGCCTTGGCCGGTTGGGACGGTTTCGGTGTGGTGGTGCAGGCCTATGGCCCCCGCGCGGGCACGGTGATCGACACGCTTTATGACATAGCGACGCGCCACGACCGCCGCATCATGGTGCGTCTGGTGAAAGGTGCCTATTGGGACACCGAGATCAAACGCGCACAGGTCGAGGGGATCGACGGCTTCCCCGTCTTCACCCGCAAGGCCGCTACGGACGTGAGCTACATCGCCAACGCCCGCAAACTGCTGAACATGACAGACCGCATTTACCCGCAGTTCGCCACGCACAACGCCCATACGGTTGCCGCCGTCTTGCACATGGCAGACGACCCGGAAGCCTACGAGTTTCAGCGTCTGCACGGCATGGGCGAGACCCTGCATGACATCGTGATGCAGAAACACGGCACCCGCTGCCGCATCTACGCCCCCGTCGGCGCGCACCGCGATCTGCTGGCCTATTTGGTCCGGCGTTTGCTTGAGAACGGCGCGAACTCCAGCTTTGTGAACCAGATCGTCGATGAGAACGTGCCGCCAGAAGTCGTGGCCGCTGATCCATTTGACCAGTTGCAGGACAGCGCACCGACAATCCCACGCGGCCCGGAAGTGTTCCAGCCGCAACGCGCCAATGCCAAGGGCTTTGATCTGGCGCATAGTCCGACCCTTGCGGCCATCGAAAAGGCCCGCGCGCCCTTTGCAGACGCCACATGGACCGCCGCGCCAATCCTCGCGGGCGACGCCAACCCAGAGGCGGAAGAGACCGTCAGCAACCCGACCGGCGGCACCTCTCCCGGCACGGTGCAGCCCGCCTCCGACGCCGATGTCGCCACGGCGCTCGACAATGCCGCCGCTTGGGATGCGCCGCTTGACACCCGCCGCGCCTGCCTGCTCCGCGCCGCCGATATGTTCGAGGAACGCTACGGCGAGATCTTCGCCATCCTCGCCCGCGAAGCTGGCAAAGGTCTGCCCGACTGTGTGGCCGAGTTGCGCGAAGCAGTAGACTTTCTGCGCTACTACGCAGGCCAAGCCACCAACACGCCGCCCTCAGGCATCTTCACCTGCATTTCGCCGTGGAATTTCCCGCTGGCGATCTTTTGCGGGCAGGTCACAGCGGCGCTGGCGGCTGGCAATGCCGTGCTGGCCAAACCGGCAGAGCAAACCCCGCTGATCGCCAAACTCGCCGTCGAAGTGCTGCATGAAGCGGGGGTGCCGCGCTCCGCGCTGCAACTCCTAACGGGTGGCGGCAAGGTCGGCGCGGCGCTGACCGGCGATGCCCGCATTAACGGCGTGGCCTTCACCGGTTCCACCGCCACCGCCCTGCGCATCCGCGCCAACATGGCCGAACATTGCGCCCCCGGCACCCCGTTGATCGCCGAGACGGGTGGCCTTAACGCCATGATCGTCGACAGCACGGCCCTGCCCGAACAGGCGGTGCAAGCTATCGTCGAAAGCGCCTTCCAATCGGCAGGCCAACGCTGCTCTGCGGTGCGCTGCCTCTATGTCCAAGAGGACATCGCCGAAGACCTAATCCGCATGCTCACGGGTGCCATGCAGGCGCTCAACATGGGCGATCCGTGGCATCTGTCGACCGATGTCGGCCCCGTCATCGACGACACCGCACGCAAAGGGATTGTCGAGCATATCGAAGCCGCCCGCACCGAGGGCCGCGTCATCGCGGACCTCAAAGCGCCCGAGGGTGGCACCTTCGTCGGCCCTGCAATCCTGCGGGTGAATAGCATTGCTGACATGAAGCGCGAAATCTTCGGCCCCGTTCTGCATGTGGCGACCTTCAAGAGCCATGAGCTCGACGCCGTGATCGACGCGATCAATGCCACCGGCTATGGGCTGACCTTTGGTCTGCACACGCGCATTGACGACCGGGTGCAGCATGTCTCTGAGAGGATTGAGGCGGGGAACATCTACGTCAACCGCAACCAGATCGGCGCAATCGTGGGAAGCCAACCCTTTGGGGGCGAAGGACTTTCCGGGACCGGGCCAAAGGCAGGCGGACCGAACTACCTGCCGCGTTTCTCGGCACCCGACCATCAGGACGCCGCTGGCACATGGGACAGCGCAGAGACCAAGCTCCCCGCCCTGCCCGCGCATCAGCCGATTGTGCTTGAGACCCAGTCGATGCCCGGCCCGACCGGAGAGAGCAACCGCCTCTCGACCCTGCCCCGCCCTGCGCTGTTGTGCATGGGACCGGGGGCCGAGACGGCTGCCGCGCAAGCCAAAGCCGTGCGCGCGCTTGGTGGTGTCGCGGTTGAGGCGACAGGTCAGATCGACCCTGAGGCGCTCACAACCGGCCCGGCCTATGGCGGTGTGCTGTGGTGGGGCGATGACGATGAGGCACGCAAGATCGACCAAGCGCTGGCGGCCCGCGATGGGGCGATCATCCCGCTGCTGCGCGGCCTGCCTAACACCGCACGTGTTCGCGCAGAGCGTCATGTCTGTGTTGACACCACAGCCTCGGGCGGCAATGCACAGCTCTTGGGAATGATGGCCTAA
- a CDS encoding amidohydrolase: MLTNSDIEDLTQFRRALHQYPEISGEEIETARTIAAELKKLSPTRILMGLGGHGVAAVFDSGAPGPTVLFRAELDALPIPEEHDIPWVSKVPGKSHVCGHDGHMTMLLALGRIIARQPVAKGRVVLMFQPAEEDGSGARAVVNDPAYAEIAADFAFAIHVEPGRPFGHVDTAPALINCASKGVAVTLRGKTAHAASPEDGSSPAPALAELIPALQALGPGGALDDGFRRVTLTHLRMGEPTFGVAPGEAVLYATLRTTRDDALAEIEEALRAEVARAAEAHRLTAEFAESDHFAASINDPEAYAIAAAAMDALGVSHGQKNLPMRASEDFGLFGRDAKAAMLCLGPGEDYAALHNPDYDFPDDLIPIGAGIFERIARDLLGTA, encoded by the coding sequence ATGCTGACGAACAGCGACATTGAAGACCTGACGCAGTTTCGCAGGGCGCTCCACCAATACCCCGAAATCTCGGGCGAAGAGATTGAGACCGCACGGACCATCGCGGCGGAATTGAAGAAACTCAGCCCCACCCGCATTCTGATGGGTCTGGGCGGGCATGGTGTTGCAGCGGTCTTTGACAGCGGCGCGCCCGGCCCCACGGTGCTGTTTCGCGCTGAGCTAGATGCCCTGCCGATCCCCGAAGAACATGACATCCCATGGGTGTCGAAAGTGCCGGGCAAAAGCCATGTCTGCGGCCACGATGGCCATATGACCATGCTTCTGGCCCTTGGCCGTATTATCGCGCGACAGCCGGTTGCCAAGGGCCGCGTCGTGCTGATGTTCCAACCAGCCGAGGAAGACGGCAGCGGCGCACGGGCGGTGGTGAACGACCCCGCCTATGCCGAGATCGCCGCCGATTTTGCCTTTGCCATCCATGTCGAACCGGGCCGCCCCTTCGGTCATGTCGATACGGCCCCCGCCCTGATCAACTGCGCCTCCAAGGGCGTCGCCGTGACCCTCCGCGGCAAGACCGCCCATGCTGCCAGCCCCGAAGACGGCTCCTCCCCCGCCCCGGCGCTGGCCGAGTTGATCCCCGCGCTGCAAGCGCTCGGCCCCGGCGGGGCGCTCGATGATGGCTTTCGCCGTGTCACCCTCACCCACCTGCGCATGGGCGAGCCGACATTTGGCGTGGCCCCGGGCGAGGCAGTGCTATACGCCACCCTGCGCACCACCCGCGACGACGCCCTAGCCGAGATTGAAGAAGCCCTGCGCGCCGAGGTCGCCCGCGCCGCCGAAGCCCACCGGCTGACGGCGGAATTTGCGGAATCCGACCATTTCGCCGCCTCCATCAATGACCCCGAGGCCTACGCCATCGCCGCCGCTGCGATGGACGCGCTTGGCGTGTCGCACGGGCAGAAAAACTTGCCGATGCGCGCTTCTGAGGATTTCGGCCTGTTCGGGCGCGACGCCAAGGCGGCGATGCTCTGCCTCGGCCCGGGGGAGGATTACGCCGCGCTGCACAATCCTGACTACGATTTCCCCGATGATCTGATCCCCATCGGTGCGGGTATTTTCGAACGGATTGCGCGGGATTTGCTCGGCACGGCTTGA
- a CDS encoding rhomboid family intramembrane serine protease: MFPIRDHNPSGRTPYVTYALMAVNIGVFLSYLSLMSDERALGEFYYSYALLPARLSHGEGYFGLITSQFLHGGWMHLAGNMLFLWIFGDNVEDEMGHGRYLLFYLACGIAAGLGQVVTEPLSWVPMVGASGAIAGVMGGYLLLFPRAKVDILVIFIVFFRIFAIPAWIMLGLWFGMQFIGGIGATPGTGGVAYWAHSGGFIAGLVLALPLWLRRGGFAFWRQTDGHPPHAASRYDLNESRIPKVGRK, translated from the coding sequence ATGTTCCCGATCCGCGACCACAACCCCTCGGGCCGCACGCCCTATGTCACCTATGCGCTGATGGCGGTGAACATCGGGGTATTCCTGTCCTATCTGTCGCTGATGTCGGATGAGCGCGCTTTGGGTGAGTTTTACTATAGCTATGCCCTGTTGCCCGCGCGGCTGAGCCATGGGGAGGGGTATTTCGGCCTCATCACCTCGCAATTCCTGCATGGCGGCTGGATGCACCTGGCCGGTAACATGCTGTTTCTGTGGATCTTCGGCGACAATGTCGAAGATGAAATGGGACACGGGCGCTATCTTCTTTTCTACCTCGCCTGTGGCATCGCGGCGGGTCTGGGCCAAGTCGTGACAGAGCCACTCTCGTGGGTGCCTATGGTCGGTGCCTCGGGCGCGATTGCCGGGGTGATGGGGGGCTATCTTCTGCTTTTCCCACGGGCGAAAGTCGACATTCTGGTTATTTTCATTGTCTTTTTCCGCATCTTCGCGATCCCTGCGTGGATCATGTTGGGGCTGTGGTTCGGCATGCAGTTCATCGGCGGCATCGGGGCCACACCCGGCACCGGCGGCGTGGCCTATTGGGCGCATTCGGGCGGGTTCATTGCCGGGCTGGTGCTGGCCCTGCCGCTTTGGCTACGCCGCGGCGGTTTCGCCTTTTGGCGACAGACCGACGGCCACCCGCCCCATGCCGCCTCAAGGTATGACCTGAACGAAAGCCGCATTCCCAAGGTAGGACGCAAATGA
- a CDS encoding GFA family protein, whose product MTETSETRRASCHCGAVVIEALFPRGLASASRCTCSFCRRRAAATVTAVAESVTILKGAENLTLYTWGTHTAQHYFCKTCGIYTHHRRRSNPDECGVNLGAIEGVLPWEMEPLPYSDGINHPSDRKGT is encoded by the coding sequence ATGACTGAAACCTCCGAAACCCGCCGCGCCTCTTGCCACTGTGGGGCTGTGGTGATCGAAGCGCTGTTCCCGCGCGGTCTGGCCTCGGCTTCGCGGTGCACCTGTTCGTTTTGTCGGCGTCGTGCGGCAGCCACTGTGACAGCCGTGGCTGAGAGCGTGACCATACTGAAAGGCGCCGAAAACCTAACGCTTTATACTTGGGGCACCCATACGGCGCAGCATTATTTCTGTAAGACCTGCGGCATCTACACCCACCACCGCCGCCGTTCGAACCCCGATGAATGCGGTGTGAACCTCGGTGCCATCGAAGGGGTTTTGCCCTGGGAGATGGAGCCGCTGCCCTATAGTGACGGCATCAACCACCCATCGGACCGCAAGGGCACCTAG